One region of Sus scrofa isolate TJ Tabasco breed Duroc chromosome 3, Sscrofa11.1, whole genome shotgun sequence genomic DNA includes:
- the SIX3 gene encoding homeobox protein SIX3 codes for MFQLPTLNFSPEQVASVCETLEETGDIERLGRFLWSLPVAPGACEAINKHESILRARAVVAFHTGNFRDLYHILENHKFTKESHGKLQAMWLEAHYQEAEKLRGRPLGPVDKYRVRKKFPLPRTIWDGEQKTHCFKERTRSLLREWYLQDPYPNPSKKRELAQATGLTPTQVGNWFKNRRQRDRAAAAKNRLQHQAIGPSGMRSLAEPGCPTHGSAESPSTAASPTTSVSSLTERADTGTSILSVTSSDSECDV; via the exons ATGTTCCAGCTGCCCACCCTCAACTTCTCGCCGGAGCAGGTGGCCAGCGTCTGCGAGACGCTGGAGGAGACGGGCGACATCGAGCGGCTGGGCCGCTTCCTCTGGTCGCTGCCCGTGGCCCCCGGGGCGTGCGAGGCCATCAACAAGCACGAGTCGATCCTGCGCGCGCGCGCTGTGGTCGCCTTCCACACGGGCAACTTCCGCGACCTCTACCACATCCTGGAGAACCACAAGTTCACCAAGGAGTCCCACGGCAAGCTGCAGGCCATGTGGCTGGAGGCGCACTACCAGGAGGCCGAGAAGCTGCGCGGCCGCCCTCTCGGCCCCGTGGACAAGTACCGCGTGCGCAAGAAGTTCCCGCTGCCGCGCACCATCTGGGACGGCGAGCAGAAGACGCATTGCTTCAAGGAGCGGACTCGGAGCCTGCTGCGGGAGTGGTATCTGCAGGACCCCTACCCCAACCCCAGCAAGAAACGCGAACTGGCGCAGGCCACCGGCCTCACTCCCACACAAGTAGGCAACTGGTTTAAGAACCGGAGGCAGCGCGACCGCGCCGCGGCGGCTAAGAACAG GCTCCAGCACCAGGCCATCGGACCGAGCGGCATGCGCTCGCTGGCCGAGCCCGGATGCCCCACGCACGGCTCGGCAGAGTCGCCGTCCACGGCGGCCAGCCCCACCACCAGCGTGTCCAGCCTGACGGAGCGCGCGGACACCGGCACCTCCATCCTCTCGGTAACCTCCAGCGACTCGGAATGTGATGTATGA